In Candidatus Contubernalis alkalaceticus, the genomic window TTTCGTGCAAATGAAATTTGTGCATACCCAGGACCACCATGTAAAAAAAGAAGGATTGGATTATTAATATTTCTACCTCTTATCATTATATACTGATCTATTCCACCAAGTTCAACTTTCTGTATTGATGCTACACTATTATTTCCTTCAATCTGTGGTGTTCTGGATGGTACAAATAATATAATTAATAAGCATATTATTAAAATTACTAAAAGTATCTTTAAGGCTTTTTTAATTAGTTTCATAAATAATCTCTCCATATGTTTTACTATAAAAATATGACTGGTTAAATTCTAAAGCTGAAAAAGCTGGTATTAACTTTTCTCAGACTTTACAAGTCACATTAAAAGAGCAGCTCGGTATTAAATAGAAATGCTCTTCGCTTAGACTGCTGATGGATAACGGTTTATTTTGCGGCAGTTTCACATCGAAAGGGATACCGCGAAGATAAAAACGTTGAAAAAATTAACTCTTTATACCTTCGTTTGCTGTCGTAAATGTATTCCAGAATATCTGCCCCATTTAAATTAATCCCTTCGTCCCCATGAAATTCTGCGGAGGCTGCGGTGAGGTTTTCCGCAGGGGTTCACTGGAACAACAGGGGTAAGAAGTCCGTCTTCTGGCGGTGTGTCAGCCGCCTTTGTTTTTATAATATACTGTTATCATGCTAACTGCCCCGGCAGCTTCTTTTTTTCTTTCGGTGAAAAGTTCACGTCAAATTTTTCAACGTCCGTATCTTCAACCATATAACCGTCCGGGTCTTGAAAAATGCCGGTTACCCCCGAAAGATAACCTGATTGCAATTCCTTCACCATAAAGAACGGAGCCTCTTCATCTCGTGGAACAGCAGCGTAATAAATTTGCATAGAATGACCGCTGACAAATCCAAATCTATGATAGTAATCTGGATTTCCTGTAATCACAATCGCTCCACAACCAAGCTCCAGTGCTTTCCCCATTGTAAAACGAATCAGCTCACTACCGTATCCTTTGCCTTGACATTCCGGCAGCACGCTGACCGGGCCAAATGTCATAATCGGGATAATTTGTCCGTTATCATGCACTATTTCAGATTTGCAGTACATGATATGAGCCACAATTCTGTCATTTTTTTCAATAACGTAATCTAATTCCTTCACGAAATCAGGACGATTCCGGAATTGATGAAGAATAAAATGCTCCGAGCAGCCGGGACAGTATTTATTCCAAAAAGCCTCTCTGGTAAGATTTTCTACTTCATTCCAGTCTTTTTTCATTTCCAAACGGACTGTGTAATTATTATTTATCAAGGTTATGCCTCCTAAGAAGTTATTTTATCAATTGCTTTTTGAATTTCGGGAGTTTTTGATGTAATCTTGGTCGACTGAGCACACAATATAACCGTGACCTGCACCCAATTATCAAGGTAGGTGTACTCAAGTTGACTTTTTAAAATCCAACGCTGCTTCTTTAAGAAATATAATTAACCATGCAAAAGAAATGATAAACATCAGGCGCTGCCATATTCCCGCGTAGACCGTATTAAAGATAAGTAATGAAAAGCACACTGCAATGACTGCAGCCAGCACAGCCAAAAGACGTCTGGCTGGTTTTAATTCAATGAAAGCCGCAGAAAAAGCAAAAATAGTAAAAGAAAATCCTACCATGCTGGCAAAAAACGAATGAAGCTGGTCCTCCCGTAGATCATATACCAGGTCCATATGGATAGGGGCATGCTTAAAGATCGCAGTAAAGATAAGTGATAAACCAAAAATAGTTAACAAAATCTTTTGAAACCAGTATTTTTTAAGATAAAGCCAGCTTTCTATAATACAGGCAATGCCTAAAAAAAAAAAGACAATATTCATGACCCAGGCATTAGGCGTCATTTGCGCACCCAACTGACTGGTTGTATGATATATGATTGAATATCCTTCACTGCTAAAAAAGGGCAATATAAAAATAACCAGAACCATGATAATGTATACTGGTAACAGCAGATGTCTTTTTTTTAAGCTAGATTTGCTCATTTTATTTCCCTCGGGGAAAACTTAATTAGCCTTCCTGAGATGACCTACTCATCCTGTACAGGTTGTGAGAATTGCAGGATAGACAAAATCTGTACAGGATTAGAGGATGACCTGACTCCAATATATGCATAATCTAGACTTCCCCGGAGATTCCGTAACTCGCCTTACGGAAATTTCCAGTAACTCCTAAAAGCCTGTTCCTATGTCATCCGGCGTTAGACCCGATATGGCAATCC contains:
- a CDS encoding GNAT family N-acetyltransferase, yielding MINNNYTVRLEMKKDWNEVENLTREAFWNKYCPGCSEHFILHQFRNRPDFVKELDYVIEKNDRIVAHIMYCKSEIVHDNGQIIPIMTFGPVSVLPECQGKGYGSELIRFTMGKALELGCGAIVITGNPDYYHRFGFVSGHSMQIYYAAVPRDEEAPFFMVKELQSGYLSGVTGIFQDPDGYMVEDTDVEKFDVNFSPKEKKKLPGQLA
- a CDS encoding DUF998 domain-containing protein; this encodes MSKSSLKKRHLLLPVYIIMVLVIFILPFFSSEGYSIIYHTTSQLGAQMTPNAWVMNIVFFFLGIACIIESWLYLKKYWFQKILLTIFGLSLIFTAIFKHAPIHMDLVYDLREDQLHSFFASMVGFSFTIFAFSAAFIELKPARRLLAVLAAVIAVCFSLLIFNTVYAGIWQRLMFIISFAWLIIFLKEAALDFKKST